One window of Nymphaea colorata isolate Beijing-Zhang1983 chromosome 1, ASM883128v2, whole genome shotgun sequence genomic DNA carries:
- the LOC116250547 gene encoding uncharacterized protein LOC116250547, whose translation MVDADEVELSGVLHIYVHLARNIHNICIYDDQDVYAKFSLTCDPDEVLSTRTVHGGGRNPDFNEGLQIKIVQLDAVLKCEIWMHSRNANYLEDQLLGFVLVPLSSVIGKGKLTRDFTLSSTDLFHSPAGFVQLTLFFENSAHPFPQLNSPADSTEVVLHDPKDQNLDHCEYEKFEFPDVKITTENQRMVFEYFDMAKKNHASVLNFNANGLVTMPFLQIGASPQTVDEYDMAADSTGKICESSPEPPQVGAVETGNHVPDAGLLGCITTSLSLDGSMEKRNDSGASTDVVDSKNEDSKIDDPVAKVGAIKLGSIFTNPLEEINLGPHQMVVQQQIVDMYMKSMQQFTESLAKMELPTDFNRLGPEGGGEIIQRQSNLDKENKGSSTRVFYGSRAFF comes from the coding sequence ATGGTGGATGCAGATGAGGTTGAGCTCAGCGGCGTGCTTCATATCTATGTCCATCTTGCCAGGAACATTCATAACATCTGTATCTACGACGACCAAGATGTTTATGCGAAGTTCTCATTGACGTGTGATCCTGATGAGGTTCTTTCCACAAGAACTGTGCATGGTGGTGGCAGAAATCCAGATTTCAACGAGGGTTTGCAGATAAAGATCGTTCAATTGGATGCTGTGCTCAAATGCGAGATTTGGATGCATAGCAGGAATGCGAACTATCTGGAAGACCAATTACTAGGCTTTGTCTTGGTACCCTTGTCCTCGGTTATAGGAAAAGGCAAGCTCACCCGAGATTTCACACTGTCGTCCACGGACCTCTTCCATTCCCCTGCAGGATTTGTTCAGCTAACCCTGTTCTTTGAAAATAGTGCACATCCATTTCCGCAACTGAACAGCCCTGCAGACTCAACAGAAGTGGTACTTCATGACCCAAAGGACCAAAACCTAGACCACTGTGAGTATGAGAAGTTTGAATTTCCTGATGTCAAGATCACAACAGAGAATCAGAGGATGGTCTTTGAGTATTTTGACATGGCTAAGAAGAATCACGCTTCTGTATTGAATTTCAACGCTAATGGTTTGGTAACTATGCCATTTCTGCAAATTGGTGCTTCACCTCAGACTGTTGATGAGTATGACATGGCTGCAGATTCTACTGGAAAGATTTGTGAATCTTCTCCTGAGCCTCCCCAAGTTGGTGCTGTGGAGACGGGGAACCATGTCCCTGATGCAGGACTCCTTGGTTGTATCACCACTAGCCTTAGCCTCGATGGCTCTATGGAGAAGAGGAATGATTCTGGGGCTTCAACAGATGTCGTCGACTCAAAGAATGAGGATAGCAAAATAGATGATCCTGTTGCTAAAGTTGGTGCAATCAAATTAGGATCAATATTCACAAATCCATTGGAAGAGATAAATCTGGGGCCTCATCAAATGGTGGTTCAACAACAAATTGTGGATATGTACATGAAGAGTATGCAACAGTTCACGGAATCTTTGGCAAAAATGGAGCTCCCTACGGATTTCAACAGACTAGGACCTGAAGGTGGTGGAGAAATCATCCAGAGACAGAGCAACTTGGACAAGGAAAACAAGGGGAGCTCCACAAGGGTGTTCTACGGTAGCCGGGCCTTTTTCTAA